Sequence from the Pyrobaculum neutrophilum V24Sta genome:
TCTGGTCCAAGGAGGCGTGTATCCCGAAGGCCCTCCCCCTGGCGCCTGGCCCCCCCGCCGCCGAGATTATAGCGTCGCGCGCCGGCGTGCGCAACGCCTTGCTGAACCTCTCCAGGAATATCAAAGCGGCGACTTGCCAGACGTCTCTAGCGAAGACTAGGCCGGCAACGGCGGCAACCTGTATGGCGTAGCCGAGAAAGGTCTCTAGCCAGTACCCCCCTCTCCTATCGGCGAGAGGGCCCGTTATAAACCTCGCCGCGTATCCCAGCGCATCGCCTAGGCCGAACACGAAGCCGACGAAGGCCGCCGAGGCGCCAAGCTCGACCAAATACTGCGGCGCTACGGAGCGCATGCCCTCGTAGAGCCAGTCCGCAAGAAGCGAGACTAAGCCAAGCAGGAGAATCAGCCTAAGGTTCATGGCCTCGCCAATCACCACATAATTAAGTTTGCACCGGGGTCCAAATCTGGGGACTGATCTCTCCGGCACGTGGCGTGGGTACCTTAAAAACAGGGCTGTGTAATAGAGCATGGATCTGCCGGAGGGAAGATACAAGGTGTATAAAACGAAGAAGTACACGATATACTACGTGCTTGATGATGTAGAGATAAGGGGGAACTACGACAGAAAGCTGGAGAGGGGCGGCCACGAGTTCTACTTCGCAGGCGATGTCGTTGTCGTTAAACCGCTTAGAGAGACCTCTCAAGCTCAAGAAGCTCTTTGAGCCTAAGTCTCTCAGTTTTTCCGTCGGGTAGCTCTCTTACGATGATGAAGTCGAGGAGGCCCCGCTTGAGCTCCTCTGCGGCTATGAGCACAGGGTCTGTAGTGCCTAGCTCCCGTACGTCGACGAGCGGCTGTGCGCCCATCGCCAGTTGCATCGCCCGGGCGCCTAAGATCCGGGCGATCTCGTACTTTGTGAGGCGGGGCGGGTAGAAGTCCCGTCTCACCAGCGCTCTCTCCAGAAGGTCGACTAGT
This genomic interval carries:
- a CDS encoding DNA-directed RNA polymerase subunit K; the protein is MEALTTAELLDRINKLVDLLERALVRRDFYPPRLTKYEIARILGARAMQLAMGAQPLVDVRELGTTDPVLIAAEELKRGLLDFIIVRELPDGKTERLRLKELLELERSL